The segment TCATCTACACACCTCTAGGGCAGCATATTCTCAACCCGCCATATGGCTTGCGATGGTTGCAGAACTGCTTGTGGGGTTATGCTAACACGTTCTGGGCTCCACCGTGTTTACAGCGAGCAAAACCGCCCTGCCCAGGATCGGGCTGCACAGGATAGAATCGGCAGGTGTGCAAGAGTTTTGATGTTTCGAGCAGTTTGGGTGTTTGGCTGGGTTTCAGACCCTACGGTCTGGGGTGCGGGGCCAGCGCATGAGTAAAGCAGTCATCATCGGTGGGGGGCTTTCGGGATTAACCGCGGCCTACTGGGCCAGCCAAGCCGGGCTCGAGGTCAGCCTGCTCGAGGCCACCCACAACCTGGGCGGCCACAACCAGACGGTGAAGCTGGAAGGCTGGGCGCTTGAGCTGGGCGACGGGTATTTCGACGAGCAGCCCAGCACCCTGTTCACACTATGCACCGAGCTGGGCCTAAAGCCACAGCCACTTCCCAGCCTAAAACGGGTGGTTCGCTCCAGGGGACAGGACTGGGTTCTGCCCCCCGGTCTGAACCCGGCTACCGGCTATGGCCTGCATCGGCTGGTGGAGCTGCCCTTTGGCCGCCGGGTCAAATGGCGGCTTGGCACCGAACGCCTGGCGCCCCCCGCATTGGTTAAAGATGAGCCACTGGGTGCTTTTTTTCGCCGGAGGTTGGGCCCGGAGGTGTGGGAGGTGCTGGAGCCATACCTGGGTGTGCTGCTGGGCGGCCCGGCAGAGGAGGCTTCGACGCCCGAAGCTTTTGCTGCCCTGCTGCAGCTCGAGCGCCAGGGGGGTCTGATGGTGGGTAGCCGCCGGCTCAAGTCGGAGGGCCGCTGGCACCTGGCTGCTGGAATGGGCAGTCTGATCCAGGCCCTGGCCAACCACCTGCAAAAAGCCCGGATTCTTACCGGCCAGGAGGCCCTGGCCGTTTCCCGCGATGCAGGCCGCTGGCAGGTGCATCTGCGGGGAGGCAGCCTCGAGGCGGATGCAGTTGTGGTCGCGCTCCCGGCCCCTCGAGCAGCCCAGGTTTTCCGTCCGACAGCCCCGCAAATGACCACCCTGCTCAACCAGTTCCCCTACCAGCACAGCGCCAGGGCGTATCTGCTCTACCGACACCCCCAACCGGACATCGAGCCAGCCGAATACTACTGGGCCCAGGCGGAGGGTTATGCGGGCTGGGCCCTGCGGCAAACCCAGCTCAACCCGGAGCTGAGCCTGGCCCGCGTGCAGTTCGTTGGAGATGTGGCCCGTTCTACCGATGCCGAGCTTTCTCGCCTGGCCCAGCTCGACACCAGCCGCCACCTGCAAACCCCAATACGCCCCCTGGCCGCCTGGGTTTTCCGCCAGCCGCGCTCGAGGCCCCAGTTCACCCAGGGCCATACCCGCCGGGTCGAAGCCCTCGAGCGGGCCCTGGTGCATGCGCCCGGCCTCTTCCTTACCGGGGGCTACCTGGCTGGCCCTGGTCTGGCCCACCAGATCCAACACAGCCATAAGACCGTTCAGCACATGCTTAACTTCCTGGCCCTCTCGGCCCCCCAGGAGTAATACCGGATTCAAAAAGATAATCTTCAAACAAAAAGCGCTAAGAGGCTATCTTTTTGAATCCTAGAGCACTCCCTTTGGTCGGGTTAGTTCGTCACCGTTCGGTGACGAACTAACCGAATCTGGTATAAAAAGCCGTAGGGGCTGGGGGACAACCTGCTTTACCAATCTACCGCCGCATGTCTGTCCGACCTTTCCAGGGCAGGCCTGTTCAGCCCAGCCGTATTTCCGGGAGGCCTTGTACCAGGTGTTCGTCGTGGGTGGCAATGATAACGGCGGTGCCCAGGTCTTTGGCTAAGTTGAGCATGAGTTCCCAAACCTTCTCGGCATTGCGCCGATCCAGGCTGCCGGTAGGCTCGTCGGCCAGGAGCAGCCTGGGCCGGTTGTAGAGGGCCCGGGCCACCGCGATTCGCTGCCGTTCGCCGCCGGAGAGGGCTTTGGGGCGCAGCTTGGCTCGGTTTGGCAGCCCAATCCGCTGCAACAACTCCTGGCCCCAGGCTGTATCTACCTCGCCTGCCAGGTATCCGGGAACCAGGATGTTCTCCAGCGCCGTGAGCTCGGCTTGCAGGTAGTGATGCTGAAAAACCAGGCCAGTGAAGCGCAGCCTGCGCTGGGCCAGCTCCTCTTCTTGTGCGCGAATGCTCTGCCCCTGCCACCTGATCTCACCTTGCTGGAGGTTCAGCAAGCCAGCCAGCAGGTGTAAAAGG is part of the Meiothermus cerbereus DSM 11376 genome and harbors:
- a CDS encoding protoporphyrinogen/coproporphyrinogen oxidase, which codes for MAGFQTLRSGVRGQRMSKAVIIGGGLSGLTAAYWASQAGLEVSLLEATHNLGGHNQTVKLEGWALELGDGYFDEQPSTLFTLCTELGLKPQPLPSLKRVVRSRGQDWVLPPGLNPATGYGLHRLVELPFGRRVKWRLGTERLAPPALVKDEPLGAFFRRRLGPEVWEVLEPYLGVLLGGPAEEASTPEAFAALLQLERQGGLMVGSRRLKSEGRWHLAAGMGSLIQALANHLQKARILTGQEALAVSRDAGRWQVHLRGGSLEADAVVVALPAPRAAQVFRPTAPQMTTLLNQFPYQHSARAYLLYRHPQPDIEPAEYYWAQAEGYAGWALRQTQLNPELSLARVQFVGDVARSTDAELSRLAQLDTSRHLQTPIRPLAAWVFRQPRSRPQFTQGHTRRVEALERALVHAPGLFLTGGYLAGPGLAHQIQHSHKTVQHMLNFLALSAPQE
- a CDS encoding ABC transporter ATP-binding protein, with the protein product MRNALPIADNTPVLEVTDLSFSYDEVKLFQNLSFSLHKGEVRVILGPSGSGKTTLLHLLAGLLNLQQGEIRWQGQSIRAQEEELAQRRLRFTGLVFQHHYLQAELTALENILVPGYLAGEVDTAWGQELLQRIGLPNRAKLRPKALSGGERQRIAVARALYNRPRLLLADEPTGSLDRRNAEKVWELMLNLAKDLGTAVIIATHDEHLVQGLPEIRLG